The genomic DNA tttctattttttatatttgtcatgATAATCAACTTATCGTACCATCAAGCTTATGAACCCCAAAAAATCGCCGAAGCTTTATTCCAAGTCGGTCGGAATATTTTGAGTTGCAATCGAACAAAAACATACATCTCTGCTTCAGAGGACTTTCTAATGAGATATGCTGTTTCTTTGATTTAAGTTTATAAAATTGTGTGAACCCCCTGTAAAATTGATGCAATTTCCTTACTAAAGCAACCATCAGAAAAGTCTCAGGATATCAAATAAACAACCAAAGCTATGAGTATAAGGTATTCGACTAACTTAGAATGTCATCGGTTCTGCAGTCCCGTGCGAAGAAATGCGTGTTTGAATGGTACGAAATTTAGTCTTGCTAGCAATACAGTTTTATTCATGCAAACCGTATGTTTTCATTGCACGCCACTCAATGGAGACTAGAACAAGTTCACCATAGGGGATTTCGTTGTTTTGCTCGTTGCTATTTTCGTTTATCTACAAAGCGCTTTTGCTATCGAGAGTATTTGTTTTAAATGCCTTCTACCGACTACATGTTTGTATCTGATATTCCTATTACCCTTTAGTCGCAAAATGCTGTTTTGTTACCTATTTCAAAACAATGGTAATCAAGATAGACATACATAATGTTGCCGAAGCAAACTTCTTGTGTTTTCAAACGCTGAATTTCTTTACTTTAATTAATTCGGTGATTCGGCCATTTCAGATAGTCATTAAGTTCCATACTAAAACAACTGTGGCTCAGGGAGTACTTAAGAAACCACAGTTAAATATCTCACATCACACAATTCCATGACATAGACCGTATTATAAATGAAAGCATGCCAGAACATAGTGTGACCTGCAAAGATATTAATTTTCAGACTTTTATCAAAGTATAATTTACTTCATAAATACAGTTTATAAGAAATAATTATTTCATTGCTTTTCTTGCCATTATGTGTGCGGAAATTTCGAGGCACTCAGAAAATGATAGATGTGCCTATATTACAAAGCAATAACTACGTTTATAACCAAGTTTAATTATTCTCAATAGTTTCTTTCGCGTTATCAAATGTAATATTCAAGTTACTGTAATTTCGATTCACTGTGTGGTAATGTCTTGTTGGACTCGTTTTAGTATTATGTTGTCGTTGGACTTCTacaggaccaattgctttaaaattttcagtgtgcAAGAATTGTTGTTGCTAGAgagttattacttttatttatttcaaaactttctttGGGCTCGAAAGTATTCATTTTGTGTGTGTGAAgacgttatcaaaattaaaaaaattgcgcAACCGGTGGCGGTTCGGCATTCATGCTCATTGCGATATGGTAGCCAGTCGAAGTCGCGAAGACTACGCCtccgtaccggtactgtaaaagattaAATACCAATACTTCTTCGTATTGGCTTTCGTACTCATATATTTCAGCATTACTCtcttgttatatatataatagctCGTTCAATATTTATGATTTGATACTTAAATTGCTTTCAAATGTATTGCTCTATATATCAGGTTGAGTCGTAGCCACACTTCTGCGGATCTTCACACAGTCGGCAAAACATATTTTGACGATTGATAATTATTAACAATTCTCATTACAGGAACCCAGCGAAATCATTGAAATGACTGATCCAACAAAAGATACAAGCGATAAAAAACGTGGGTGTCCAgaaatattgaagttttaaTTTCACTTAATTTCACGATTTGCTTCACTGGGtgcaataaatattatatatacgttTTCCTTTCTAGATTTGTGTGAAACATCGCCCAACTCTTCGCCGTCAAAACATTTATCATCAAGTTCAGTTAATAAGTGGAGAAAGTTGGCAATCGCAGTCAGCTGGATTAGTATCGTTTTGTCAATTGTTTTTGGAGTTTTATTATTTGGTGagatttcaaaattattttcacattGATAAATAAGACTGAGTAACaaacttttattttgattcgAATCCCAACTTCGAGGCATTCAAAAATTTCGAATATATCCTCCGTTCAGAAACCATAAAAGTAAATTCCATAATTCGGACCCCCGaataaaagttttgaaataaaaaaaaaacactctaACCCCAAAATTAACTAGAGGCTATCATTGATTGATTCACgtgtgaataaaataatattttatatattaaattttatcacATTGTTTACCAGAATATAACTCATATATAGCAAGGTATGAAAATACATAGGAATGCGTTTAACTCAGGTTTTTTCTCAGGTTTTTCTATGGAAGACAGCAGTTCAGCAGCATTTGGATTTGCGGTAAGtaagaaaattattttgaattatttcttTGCCTGTTGGTGCAATACTTTGACATCCAAGTTGAAGGCATCGTGTTTATGTTGTTTACGGTCTAGTACCCATTTCATATAGAACTTTTTATTCAGAATGCGATATATTAGATAAACTATTATAACAGCACTTGCAAATAGAACATTATCTGCATAAGTATGAAGTTTATTCGGAAATTTTTTGATGCTCCAACTAATTTTAAAAGGCCGTTATTCATGtcaacaaaacaaaatctaCCGTTAGCTAAAGCTACTTCCATAGACTATTTGGGGTGTAATAATATACATTGTATCATATCGTTTGATTCATATTATAAATGTACATTTATTCGTTACAAAATATCATATGAATAGGCAAGAGACGATAAGCATTAATGCAAATTAAAATTTCGAGCCATTGATTAAAACAATGTTGTAATATCCAGATTACGGCGTTACTAAATTCAATGACGTCGTTTGTTGTGGTATGGAGATATTATGGAGCTTATTCTGCGTATTCTGAAAGAAAAGAGGATAAGTACGAACAATTGTTTGCCTATGAGATTTCCTTTGGTGTACCCAATTTTTGCTTAATATCTGCAACATTGTGTGAACCCGATATATATCCTACATACATTAAGAATTAGGGATTGTTTTGAAAAGTGTTTTGTTTGCTAAGTGTATAAATGACTTTCAAGTTACGTCCCATAAGTCACAAATGTAATTTCGGGGGCGATTACCTAGTGTCTGGGCGCTGGACATAATCATGTTGTCGTAAAGATTTCGGATCTGAAGCCCATAACCCTATAAAAagcaatatatattacaatcaaTACGGAATCGGAGAGACTCTGTATTCAGAAAAAGGTATTTTCGTTTTCCAGTCTCTGATTGTCTGCAAGCTTGTTTAAGGTACAACTGTGAAAAATATTGAGCACGGGGTTAACATTTGACGCAACGTCGGATTGCTTTGCCGTTGTATACTAAtggatttttcattttatttcaatatatatgcgtttgaaaatatattttcatatatttgaaattttctatttgaaattgaatgatgACATTGTCTGAGGTTACCAACTGTGTTATACTGGCCACTCAGACCATGATATGCAAGGGCGTCCATATAGGGTAACTTGTACAAAcactgaaatataattttttgagtgttttaaGATAAACTAGAGTACTAGACCACTTAGTTGGGTAAAAGTTATCTTTTAACGCTTCATGGAATTTGTGAAATTTCTTCAATTAGATaatgaatgtattttttttctcagAGCGCTTGTTGCACTTGGAGTATTGTTCGTTTTGTCATCCATATGTACTGTGGGAAAAACTATATACAGCGTTCTTGATCATATAAGACCAGACTTCTCGGTAAGTATATATGTTGTATGTTAACAACAACTAAACACTTTTGAATGTGGTAGTAAATGCACTGATCCGTGACCATGGGTACCAGGGTCTACAATGAGTGAGCTTGgttgttaaaaaaaagttttatagaTAGACGTGTGATCAAACTGTCGTCCAGACGAGCTGTATATTTGAGCATGACAGCTAGGCTGGAGTTGTTATCAATGTAAGTTGACTCGGAATTTAAAACAAATCAAGTTGATaatcaaacaagagagcaacgctcaaatatacggacacgtgaactagagcgaagcagggtttacctttgacgttaccggtaccgtaccctcaaaaagttccgggtcttcagtcgcaagaattttcacagtcagccgtcacgcttggcggattaaaaaccgtgttcccataattaaaaattaataaagcgcaattttggttgaaatattagatctcataagattcatagaaaattcaggaataaatgaaagtaatagccttctggcaaaaaatcaatcttgaaccactgaaaattccaaagcaattggtccagtattcgaagagaaaagcgattttttaatgataatgacgaaagaaaatagcaataacaacaaaattttgaaacgatcgttatgacCACTGAACGTGTTCAATTAACAGCGAGGTGAAAGAGACGTCTACAATTAAGCAActttatgtataaaaaattttgttgattAAAGGGGATCTAATCAATGTATGGGCGAGAACTAACGGCTAATATATATAGTGGAACGaccaaaaaaaattcgattcgaaaaattaaaatcttaAATTCAAAAGACCTGATAGTGGCTTCTCGAGTCTGTCAACGTACTAGAACGATTATTGATATCATTTTGGtaaattcattttctttataGTGTTCTGGAAAGAGTTTTGTTCGATAGTACGTTAGTTGAAATAGCAAAGTATGattcttttatttattactttcttTTTTAGGTCGGTGCTGCTGACAAATTAATATTGATATCAATAATTGCTGCAGCTCTACTGTTTTTTCTTGGTTTATCACAAATATTTATCGCAAAGAAATTAGATTCTTGCACACTTCTAACTGATGGTAAGTTATTTGAAAATACTATAATCTAGTTATATTCTGGAACGagcctttaaaaaaaatttaaattaacttGTGCACTTAAAAATGGTAATGTGCATTTGTAGACACTAtctatcaataaaataatttcggagtacaaaaatccataaatctacCAAAAGAAAACGAATTTATTGCCCTTTACAGCTATATAGCTTGACCATGAAAAGGGAGCAAGCACCTTCGAACacattacttttttttcatatatttgcaGCAATAAATACCTTTTCGGCGGCTGTTATGGCTGTTTCACTCGTCATATCATATCAAGTTGGAGAATATCATCCTGGATATTGGTATCTTGACGACGTTACTGGGATGGTGATCGGCTGCTTCTTATTCATATATGGCGTAATGTAGGTTATTGCTTATAGCAAATTTCTGGATTATACTGagattgcaaattttatttaattacgGTCTGGATGAAAATCATATCAACTTTTGTATGTAATTGAATTCTTTTTATTAGACACGAAATGAACAcatagatcgttttgttattatgttgttgttcttgttcattatgttagaatttttcttcctgtcgttatgaaaaaatcgctttttctttactgaaccaattgctttgaaattttcagtgattaaacaGTGTATCTTTTGCTGGAAGActattactttgatttatttcaaatattcctgtgagctcaataggattcgtttttttttgtgctATGACCTCATCAAATTTGCGCACTTTGTGACAGTTCTGCGTAGGCATATAACCGAATCTCGTGCTCAGCTAACGTCGGCGGATCTCGTGCTTAGCGAAaggacagtccctgtaccgttacCCTGGGTAGTCGAGTTGTTTGTTACGTGTTGTCGTTGTCCGCGTAGTATTGTTGTCCGCGTCCGGATACGGCTACCAGTACTGGTGAGTTACCGCTAATGATTTTCGAGGAATTCATGCTAAATATTTAGTTCTGCCCTCCGTGTCCACATAATTAAGCATAGCTCtcttatttttattgttatgacATTGACTGTGTATTATTATGTTTCAGGTTATTGACGAAATATATTCCTTTACTCATGAGGATAAACGATTATGAAGAGACTacgtgaaacaaaaaacaaatatgtTGGTTCAACAAATACCCAACTCAAATTCAACAAATACATTTGTAGAATATTATGACACTAGGTGCAATACCATGGAATGGaca from Styela clava chromosome 12, kaStyClav1.hap1.2, whole genome shotgun sequence includes the following:
- the LOC120330199 gene encoding transmembrane protein 163a-like; its protein translation is MDTKGGDFEAAPPKENKDDDKTEPSEIIEMTDPTKDTSDKKHLCETSPNSSPSKHLSSSSVNKWRKLAIAVSWISIVLSIVFGVLLFGFSMEDSSSAAFGFAITALLNSMTSFVVVWRYYGAYSAYSERKEDKALVALGVLFVLSSICTVGKTIYSVLDHIRPDFSVGAADKLILISIIAAALLFFLGLSQIFIAKKLDSCTLLTDAINTFSAAVMAVSLVISYQVGEYHPGYWYLDDVTGMVIGCFLFIYGVMLLTKYIPLLMRINDYEETT